Within Thermococcus celer Vu 13 = JCM 8558, the genomic segment AGATCTGGAGCATTTCATCAACACCGCTGCCCTTTACTATTTTTCCACTGGAGAATATGAAAAGGTTCTGGAGTGTGGCAGGCTCTATCATGAGGTTGAGGTATACTTAAAAGAGCTGGACGAGGGTATTCCTGCCTCTTTAAAGAAACTTCTTGCGTAGGAGGGATTCAAGCGCGCAAAATATTTGGAAGAGGTATCCATTCTCATCCTCGCTGGAAAGCCCATTCCGTGGAAGCTCATGAAGCACTTCCAGAAGGTCGTCGGAACTGCCGAGTCCAAAGACACCGAGTTCAGAGCCTTCCTCCTTGCCGCGAGGAGAGTTCTAGACTACCAGTTCGGATTTGGAAGGATAAACTGCAGACTTGAGACCCTTATCAATCCCCATCTTCTCGAATTTGGACTTGTAGGAGAGGTTAAAGGTTTTCAGGTGGTGAAAGGCAGAAACTGCTATGTTGGAAAATTCAAAGGAGTTCTTGACATTCGAGGAATGGACAGGGTAACATGGTCTAATCATGTCGAACTGTGGCTGAAAACCGAAAAAAGCAGATTCAACATAAGCTATGACCCAGAGACCAAAATCGGACTCTTTACCGGAAAGGGGGATATTAAAGAACTCAAGAAAAGGATACTCCCTCCAGAAGACGAAAAAGTGGAAGAATTTTTAAAGCTGCTTCCACGTAGAGTTACTTTCCCACCCTACTTCGTTGGGACCTTGAACCTCTCCAAGGGGGTAATAGAAGGTGCGTTTCACAAAGCAAAGCTCGAAGTGGAGTCGTGGCAGGGAGATGTTCTTGGGGCTAAAGTCTCCCTGAAAGCGGTTGGTGAGCACGACCCCAAGGTTGAAGTAAAAGTTGAAGGGCTTAAAGACTACCCTCACGTGAGGGGGGTTGTCGGTCACATCAGGAACAGCCTTATCCATCCCACGGAGAGCAGGCTCGTAGAAAGGGATGAGTATGCGTTGATTACCAACCTTCGCAACATTGAGAACGATAAAATTGTGCTCCTCTCCCGGCATCCCAGCTCTGTGGGTGGCTATTACCTTGGAAAGCTCAAAGAGGGTAGGTATACCATCCAGGGAGAACATAGGATAGAAATAACCGTATATAACGAAGGAGACTGGTCTGAATTTTTCATTGAATGGGTACAAAAAGTCGACCATCTAAGGAGGGGACTCGAGCACCTTGAAGAGTTAGAGAAGGGAGGGAGAAAGGGAACAACAGTATTCAGACTGACATTCTCATTGTCTTAAATTGTCGTCATTGCCCGGGTTTGTGAGTACATCACTTCTGCTTCTCTTACTTTTGATACAGTGAAAACCCCTCATTCATCCTGACAGCATGATCTTATTCCGGCGAAAAGGTTTTTAAGACTGAAATCATCCAGTAAATAATGGTTCCAGTCTTCATTTTCCCCCTCTCTTTTCTGAAGTATCATCAGGCACTTAAACCTAACGCCTACTACTTATCCTGACGGTATCCTTGAAGTAACCTCCGACATTCTTTGCCCACGTTTTCTCACCTTCCGGTTCGCAACTAAGCTTTATAATGTTTTCCATCTTATAAAGGTAAACATCCTTTATCGTCATGTAGAAGTAGCTGAACCTAGAAGCACGGGAGTACCGGGTATAACTCAGCGCTCAACCTCAACCGCAATCCTGAAGTTCAAAAGCAAATACAGCAACAAAATCAAAGCCAGAACGTTGATGGCCGTTGAAACCCTCCGCGGGAGCTCCGGAAACTCTTGGGTGGACCTCATGGTGGTGCCCTCGTCCACGAGCAGGGCATCTTCCGGCATCCCGGGGAGCAACGTAAGAATGAGCAGGTCTCCCGCCATACCAGAGGTGTTGAAGAGGAAGACGAGGCCCCACCAGGGGCTGTGGAGGGCGAATGCGAGGATGTACGCAACAACGGAGAGCAAAACCGGCTCGATGATAACGTAAACCCACTCCACCTTTCGTAACGGGGTTCTCACGGCAACGTAGGGGGCCAGGTTTATCTTCCCGAACACGGAGAGCCCGAACTCAACCTTCCCGCCGAGGAGCCTCGCAACACCCGCGTGGAGTCCCTCGTGAACCGCGACGACAAAAATCAACGGGGCAATCAGGTAGCGCAAAAGATCGGAGGAAGAGGTAAAGGTAATCTCAAGACCCAGCGGCTTCAGGATTAAGGCGGACAGCATAAACAGGAGGAAGGCAAGGGAGACTATCTCCCATTCGTACCTCTCCAGGGTGAAGGGGTGAGGGAACTCCTCGGGGTTCACTAATAATCCCTCTCCACGAGGAACTCTGCGAGGAGCTCGAGATCCCTCCTGGCCTCGCTCTTCGGGAGAACCTTCAGCGCTTCGTTGGCCTCCCTGACGAGTTTTCTGGCGTACTCCGCCGCGTAGTCGATGCTGCCGTACTTCCTGAGGAGCTCGATGGCCCCCGCAACATCCTCCTTGACCCTCTCGTCGTGTATCAGCGCGTCGCCCCGAGCGTCGCCCGCGTACTTGCCGAATACCCTCATGAACTCGGCCCTGTCCTCATCGTTCGCGTGCTGGAAGAAGTGGCTCACTATGAGCGTCTTCTTGCCCTTCCTTACGTCGCTCCCCACGGGCTTGCCGAGTTTCTCCTCGTCGGCTATGAGGTCGAGGACGTCGTCCCACACCTGGAAGGCTATCCCGACGTTCCTGCCCCACTTCGAGAGGGCCCGGATGTACTCCTCGTTCTCGGTCCCCACTATGGCACCTATCGTCGCGGAGCCGTCGAAGAGCGCCCCCGTTTTGCCGCTTATCATCCGGAGGTACTCGGCAACGGTGACCTCCTCCCTCGTCTCGAACTCGATGTCGAGTGCCTGACCCTCGCAAAGCTCGTTGGAAGTGCGGACGAGAACGTCCAGGATCCTCGCCTTCTTCTCGGGACCGACCTCGGCCCTGGCAACGGCCTCGAAGGCCTTGGAGAAGAGCAGGTCGCCGGCGAGGATGGCCATGTTCACGCCCCAGACCTTGTGGACGGTCGGTCTTCCCCTCCTTAGCTCGTCCATGTCCATTATGTC encodes:
- a CDS encoding DUF3267 domain-containing protein encodes the protein MNPEEFPHPFTLERYEWEIVSLAFLLFMLSALILKPLGLEITFTSSSDLLRYLIAPLIFVVAVHEGLHAGVARLLGGKVEFGLSVFGKINLAPYVAVRTPLRKVEWVYVIIEPVLLSVVAYILAFALHSPWWGLVFLFNTSGMAGDLLILTLLPGMPEDALLVDEGTTMRSTQEFPELPRRVSTAINVLALILLLYLLLNFRIAVEVER
- a CDS encoding polyprenyl synthetase family protein, which produces MGKYDELFARVKEMAKDVDGKILELIPEKEPRELYEAARHYPLAGGKRVRPFVVLRAAEAVGGDPAKALYPAAAVEFIHNYSLVHDDIMDMDELRRGRPTVHKVWGVNMAILAGDLLFSKAFEAVARAEVGPEKKARILDVLVRTSNELCEGQALDIEFETREEVTVAEYLRMISGKTGALFDGSATIGAIVGTENEEYIRALSKWGRNVGIAFQVWDDVLDLIADEEKLGKPVGSDVRKGKKTLIVSHFFQHANDEDRAEFMRVFGKYAGDARGDALIHDERVKEDVAGAIELLRKYGSIDYAAEYARKLVREANEALKVLPKSEARRDLELLAEFLVERDY